GCAAGCCTTCTAAAAGTTATTGCTCGACAATCTGTTGCCCAGACAAATGCCAAATGGCTGCTCCCATAACAGTAAGCAAAGCCCTCCTTGTAAACGCTCCtcacctgctttccttttggAGGCAGCAGGTTGAGCAGCTTGATTTAAAAGCAAGTCCTCAAAGAactttctgccttcttcctcGTCCAGCAACTGGACATGGAAAACTTCTCCATAAgcctcagaaaataaatctcgGACCTTAGGCGGGAGGAGGAAAGACATTGCAGATATAAGGCTACAGAAATTCAGGTTCACCTCCAAGAACATGAGTGCCTTTTCGGAATAGGCTGGCTAATGATTTGAGTACAAGAGAAGCTACAGCAAGTCAGCTACTTGGCCTTCAAGTAGGCCTAGATTTTTCATAGGCTTCCGTGGCATCCTAAAACATCATCTTTGAAGGACTCTTTGGCCTGCATGAAATAAGAATGATCATTTCTGTTGAGGCATGGAAAGTCTAAATTAATTGCCGCTGTTAACAGTGTAACAGCCGCCTTTGGAAACGGCAAGCTGTCAcaagaaatcattttagaaagcatgttttttacCCTTTACAATGCAAGCACTGCATACGCTTGACTAAGCAGGTCAATAACTGTGTGGAAGTCACGGGGATTATTGTCCAGGAGGGAATTCAGGCATCTGTCTGAGAAGGCCATAGGGGTGGAGAAGGCTGGGTCAAAGGGAAGCTCTTGACTTCAAAAGTCTGGTAGACAAACATGTTCAGTCGTGATTACTGCCTAAGCAAATTTCCAAAGATTCAGGCAGGCTGCCCTGGTAACATCAGGATCCCTCTGCTCTGGGCAGCGCAGTAGCCAGGTGCTTACTGGAGAGGCAAGTTCCACCgagacagaaaaaagcaggaaaagcagcaatcGAAATACCTCTTGGGCGAGCTCTGCGTGACGTACATCTGACGTTGCAAGCAACAAAACTGGAGCATATGCTGGAATGTTCTCCAATAACGTTGTAAACGTAGCTCTCAGTGTGACGCCAGCAGCCTCCCACCATACGTGGATACGAGGCACATAAAGGATGCTTGGcgctgtcctctgggcttctCGGATCAACTAGTAAAATGGGAGTTTGCATAAGAATTCTGAACCACACAGAATAAGCTGCTAAGAAGCAACACCGTTATCAGTCAACACATGCTACAAAATACCAGTGCCTGATGGGAAAAGGTCGGAAGAAAGCCACAAGACTAGAAAGAGACCTGATTTCCAAGCTGCTTAGACGTAAGGTGACTCCTTACAGCCCAGTCCACGTGGCAGTGCATCTACCCCATGAACAGAGCGGCAAGCATCCTTTCTGGGCTTGAATACCTTTGGGCACCTGATCAGGTGACCAGCACTCAGGCAGTTGCTGTTCCAGGATGGAACGCACCAGCAGTATATCCGGGCACTAGTTAGGCACTGCGGCTCGGTGGCCACGGATGCCAGTGTCACATAACCCAGAAGGAGATGTTGCCTTTCTGTGACTGATGAGCCCCCAGCCACGGAACACGTCTATTCTCCCTTGCACGGCTCTCAAGTGCTTCTACTAAGGGTTAACCTGTGAAAATACAGCGATGCCAAACAACAGAGTCGGCTCCCTGCCCAAGAGGCAAAAGGAATAGAACGGCACTCAGCCTGTATGTTGCATTCTACTCTCACCTTGAGCTAAACACAACTAACTCTAGCTCAGTTTCTCCAGGTAAACAAAAGACACAGGTGCACAAGTATAAAGCGTTCTGGGAGTCCTTGCCTTTACGACATAGACTGCAGTGCTACCAGCTCAGTATTAGCTGCATTTTGTAACTGTACCCAGCTAGAAGAGTACTCCTGTTAatgcaagagagaagagatACCTGTGCACATCTTTCTTCAGGCGACGTGCTACTAACAAAGAGAGCCGGCAGGTCCAGCGTGTAAGCTGCAAACTCCTCCAGCGCGTGTATTACTGCAGGAGCCAGGTGAGAACTTTGCCCGCATCCGGGCTCTCCAACTATTAAGAACCTTGGCCTGTAACACGTGGGCTGGCAGTAAGCATCTCTAGaacaacaagaagaaagcaagcactctgaaaacaaagtaatcaGTAAAGACACAGCTGTTCagtcccttctcctttttccttgctttttgctttttcctcctcaaatacTCTCCACACTACAGGAGGTGAGAAACTGCTCTGTGATCAGGAAGGACATGGAACtgcaagacatttttttaattcagttattcTCATTGAGGCACCCTTTCCCCCATGGGCTGTTAGTGATTCTTGCTTTATTCTTACGAAACACGCCTGTCAGAAGCATTTGGGTCTACCCCCCTCCCAGTTCCACAGCCGAGACCGCCGGCAAGGACGCAGCAAGCCAAAGAACTGCAATCCAAAGCACACAGACATTTACCTGTTCAAGTGAAGGAACGTTTCCTTTTGAGGACTGGCCGTTTGATGaaacagctcctctgcaaaaccTGAAGGTGACGCCTCATGACTATACATGCAGCCGTTTCCTAAGATAGGATTTGCACCGTCTGAAAGACAAGAGAGGTTTGTTAACTGTCCAGAAGAGCCCACACCTGCCTCCCTTGCACTCCTACAGCTTTGAAATGAGTGCTGAAAGCCAGGGTCTTGTCTTCCTTCATTGGGCGGGCACACACTGAACGCTAGACACCTAAAGCACCCAACAAGGTCACTTCTTTCTGGAGCCGGAGCCCACAGTAAGCGAGTGGCAACTAAGGGAACGGGGCGGCAGCAAACGCCCATTTGTCCGAGGACTGCAGAGCTGGCATATAGAGACCAGGGTGTCTTCTAAATGCAGCCTCTCAAAGGTCACTCGAGGAGGAGGTAGCGGAAGGTGGACAACTCAGGCGGCATGTTTCTGCCAACCCCCTCGCCTCTCCACCTGCctttcctcagtgcttttctgcctctcttttaCCTAGAGGAAAGAAGCTAGCAGCTCTCCTTAGTTCCACTAGTTCATAGTAGCGGTAGGACAGCCTCAAGCAATCAGCATAGAACCAGTCAGCGACCTCCATTGATCAAAGCATGGAGCGCTTCAGAAGCCGCAGTACAAGCTAGGCAGCACTCTGTTCCAGATATTCCTGAGGTAAAGGCATGCATAGGCAAACGAGAAGTTTCTACCGTTTGAGACCAATCCCACCATGACTGAAAGATTGGTTTCTGCTGCCTGCACCAGCTGGAAGTGTTTGCTGTGGCAGAATTTGAAGGCAGTGATGTTACTGTTCTACCTGGCTGCTGGTCCTTCTTTAGTGCAAGCGCTGCCTGGGGAAACACTCTCTGTAACGCTTTTAGGAGTCTCTCCAGAGTCCTCTGAAGCAGTGGCTTACAAACGGCTGACAGCGGTTGCGCGGGCGAAGCCACAGCCCTCTGCGAAGCTGGTGCAATCTTCCGCAGAGCCTCCGCAAAATCTCTTGCTGCTACTTCAATGGCAGCGATGTCTATCTGCAGCTTCTGTCGACTCGTGTATATCCGTGGGTAGTGTCGGCGCAAAGCACAGAGGGCAGCTTCAGCACAGAGAGACTGAATGTCGGCTCCACAGTATCCTAATGAGCAAGACAAGAATGCAGTGTCATGTCAGTCTCAGGCAGCACAAAGAAGTCAGGGACATGGCTGCCAAAGGGCAGCTTGTCAAGTCTCTGTCTGCGGCCCAAACAGGAACTGTTCAGCGGGTGATTTGAAAAGAGTTACCGCTCTGCAGAGCAGTTCCTTTATGGGGTTTGCAGCTGGATATCCTGTGCTTAGGAAGCCCCTGTGAGAGCAAACTttttgctgctgaggaagatgcCCCCCAAACCCTTTGGTGTTCTGAGAGACAAAACAAGGCAAGTGGACAGGAACCTGCCACCGTGGTAGCAACCAAGTCCTGCCAGCCGGCTCAGGGGCAAATTCTGTGGCAAGGCACAGGGGCTTGCTTACTGCCTGGTACAAGCTTGGACTCTTTCAGCATGCAGTCACGTGCAGGTGCTCAATGCATTTTTGATCTTACCAACACATTTTTCAGCCAGCTCCTCAAGAAATGCATCCAGCGGCTTAGGGCTCCAGGCTCTCGTGTGAATCTTGAGAATCTCTTTTCGAGCCTACATACAAAACGATGGCGTTTTGCTTTACGTTCGTCTctcagggaaaaacaaacaaacaaccccacAAACACTCTCCCGTTCATATAACTGCCAGTTTTACACTGCTAGAAAGGCAGGAACTTTAGAGTTCTCTTAATGCACTGCCTGCTCTCCCAAGTTCAGTGATTCTCAGTTTGCCACGTTCAGCTCTTTGTGAGGAGCAGGAAGCAAACGAAAGGCATTTCCGGCATCTATAAAGAGGCGAGTCTCCACAGGTATGAGACTGAATgctcttgggggaaaaaaggtagtCTAAAGCTTAGGTGGAAAGAGATTCCTCAGAGAAGATTCTCAAAGCCTCAGAGAAGACCCTCTCCAATTCAGCAAAACTTCATGGTGACGGACTCATCAGTTAATCAAGTCTGCCGTTCTCACAGGTTGTTCTGCAAAGTAGTGCCAGTGCTCTCTTTCAAGTTGCTACAAGTCCTACCAAGAGGAACGAAAACTGTGGCTCAAAGCGCTAGCCCAGAAAATGTCAggctttgcctgtgtttcacCTCCGATCTTTGCCAGAGATGCACTCAAGTGTTCCCTGCTACAAGGACTAATCACAGGAGGGATTTTGAGATGACTTCTACAGGAGCGAATCATACGATAACTCTGTTTCATGCTAccctctctgctgctcatgAGAGCAGACAAACACGTGGGcaccatttcttcccttcttccctgctcTGTGGTACTGCGTGGGTGCACGGTTGTCTTGCAAAGAAAGACTTGGCCATATTAGCAGGAGGGTGACTAAAAGGGGTCTTACCTCTTTATTGGGCAAGGCGAAAAGGAACTCTCTGTCAAAACGACCCGGCCTCCGCAAAGCAGGGTCTAGGGAGTCGAGTCCGTTGGTGGCTCCAATGACCAcaatctctcctctgctctctaaGCCATCCATAAGCGCCAGAAGCGTTGTGACAAGAGAACTAACAAAAGAAGAAGGGTTGATTCACTGGTTTGGGAAGTGCTGCTCCATTCGGCATGACTTTCTCCAGTGGTCACTCCAAAGGATAAGCTCTTCTGGATGAGATGTTGGTTAGTGGAAGGACTCACGTCAAGACAAACAGCACACAGGGTAACCAGAGACCTTGTGCTGACACCCAGCTTAGCACGTGCTTTTCAGCTCCGGTGTGTAAAATCACCTGAGGCTGAGCATCATGGTGCTCTAAGATTTCAGCATGAATTAGTGTGTCATGTAAAGGCACCAGGCTGGtcttctttttgcagaaatcaAACAGATTGTGtgtaaatgcagaagaaaagaaagagaaaagaagaaagaaaagtgccaTACCTATGAATTTGATCCTGGCGACTGGACCGCACAGGGGCAAGACCATCTATctcatcaaagaaaataattgaaggCCACATCTTGTAGGCCTGGAAGGAAAGTGCAGACACTGCAACTGTGGCCTAGGTAGAACACAGCACTACTCAAAGGGGACAGGCATGAAAAAACACTGTGGCTGCAAAGTCACCAGCCCTGGACTTTCAGAGCACCATCAGGGACCTCTGCTCTCTGAGACAAAGGGGTAAGTGGCACAAGTAACAGAAGCCAGCAGCCTGCGCCAAGCAGCTGTGACTGCTCCTGGGAACAGATGGCTCCAGGAATTTGCACAGCTGCTGGGCAACCAGAGAGCAGAGTCAGGCCTTCAGTAACTCAATTACAGGCTCTGGAGGCAAGCTGCCAGTGCAATGATTCAATGACCAtgtgctggggttttttttgtttgtttgtttgtttttgttttttggggggtggggtgagggtgggtttttttgttttgtgtgtgtgtctgtgtagtatggcaggggagcaggaggaggagggaatcTTTGATCTAGTGAATTCTCCTGCTTATTGATACGTCTTTGCCAGCACACCTGCAAGATTCCAAGCCGCTGATCCAAAGCAGGATGACACTGAGAAAGGAAACACTAACATTCCCACTTCAGTGGGAGAAACCAACCAAATACGCAGAAGACCGAGTTCTCCGGGAAGACATCCAGCACAGAACTACTCCAGCACCGCTCTGACACAACAGAGTGCACATTTCCACCTTACCTGCTCAAATAATAAACGGAGCTGGCGCTCAGATTCTCCCACCCATTCACTCAGGCAGTCAGCGCCTTTCCTCATGAAGAAGGAAATTCTCCTGTCGCCTTGGCTGCATTCGTTAGCAAGTGCCCGAGCTACCAGGGTCTTTCCAGTCCCTGGTGGGCCATAGAATAGACAGCCTCTGTAAcgaaaaatgaaaatataaataaataaataatgaaaaaggagagagttgCATGGCTCTGACCAAAACACCAAAAAGTGCCTACTACAAGCCCCACCCCTAAAGCAAACAAGCCTTTCCTCCTAACTAAAACACTTCCAGTACTTCCAGGAgtagcagcaggcagagctcaagTGGCAGAAAAGTCAAAACAGGTGCAAGCTCTCACAAGAGGCAAGACTTGACACTAACAGCCTTCTCTTAGCCATTAAATCAATGAACACTACCCCTCCTCCCAAAGAGAAGAACACATTCATGTTAAAAAGAATGCACCCCAACAGTAAGCTCTCTGTGAGTGATTGCATCTCACAGCACAGAACCAATATAACTATGTAAGAAgcagactatttttattttagtctaaGCATCACAGGCGCAGCAACGTTTCAGTTGGAAGTCCTAAGGCTTACAGGACTGATTCTCATTGTAAGAGAGCAGCCACCAAGCCTTTAACTATGGCAAGGCATTGCCTGCAGTTGGAGTCTGCCTAATACAGTCCGgatttgttccatttttaagACATCACTTCTTAACACCCCTGCAAAATCTCAGCAGGGGTGACCACAACTTTTGAAGCACCCAGCTGTACGGACACCTCGGGTTCCTATTCTCCTGTGCACGGCGGTGTTAGCTTGTGCACTTCTAATGCGCCTTCCGTTACCTTGGGGGTCGCAGTTTGAATCTCTCAAAGAACTCCGGATAAAGTAACGGGAAAATGACCATCTCTTTCAAAGCTGAAACGTGGTCAGAGAGACCCCCCACGCCATCAAACCGCACCTGAAGAGAAATTCAACAGAACACAGTTCGTAGGTTAGAGAAAGCTGCCCCCGAGGAAAGGCTTCATCAGAAATTGTCATctgccagcagaaaggagatgcTGAGGACAGCTTTGAAGTTCCTTCAGAGAAAACTGTGACCCGAGGCAGCCATAGACAGCCCAGCACGCAAAGATTTCATCAGCCCTGGAAAAGTCCCCACCAAAGCCATAAGTGACAAATACTTACTGAGCCATCTATTTGCACTGGAGCGACTGGATCAGCCACAtctgttccatttttctttggatCCTTGCCATTTCTCTCAAATCCCTTTCCCCCAGAGTTCTGGGGAAGACACCTGGTGTgaatgaaggagaaagggaaaggcgCCTTCTGAATGAACATGCAGCTGGAGGGATTCCGGTTTCTTTCATGTTGGCAAGGGAGGGCAGGAGCACTTACAAACTTGCATAAACTTCCCAGAAAGTAAAATAGTCATGGGAATTGATTTGTCTTCAGTAGCCAAGAGTAAAGAAAGACGGGTGGGCCTATGTGGCATTAGACTAGCTGAGTGATCATTTTTACATCCCTAAGTGCTCAGACCCAGCAATAGCCGTCATTCTCCGTGCTCTAGCTGCTCACAGAATCCAAGGAGCCTTTGTCAGCAATAGGGCCATGAACACTTGGTTGGGAAGCTTCCTTGTTTCGGAACGCTTCCAGGCAGAACTAGTGATCTCAGTTCCAAGAGGAAAGACGTGTCAGGAGTTGAGTGACTGAAAAACCCCCACCACAGTGCTTCTAACaagtctgatttattttcatatggCTTGCcagagcagtgcaaagtcaccaTAGTCTAGGAGTGCCCCCCTTATGCCCCCTGCTTTCCCTCTGCACTTAATGTTCAAAGCTGCTGCCCAAAGCAGCCGCACAAGGAATGAACAGCATGACTGGCCAGCACACCTGCCTTTGCTTCCCGTAGACTTCTGCCCCCTGCCATAGGCAGACCACGCAGCGTCACGCAGAGCttggaaagcaaatgcagagcTTTCAGCAGGCTGGACCGCCTGCGTCAAGCAGCCTGCCGACGGAAAAGACTGTCTAGACATAAGTTCTCAGtcttctttaaaatcagtgcaGACTACACAACGGGCAGCATTCAAAACTGGATACAAATACAGACGATTTAATGCCCTACGGACCATGGGAATACGGAGCGTCATAGCCAGCGCTGTCTTTACAATCACAATTGCTCCCAACATCTTCATTTACACTAAGCAGAACACAGCTGTGTGGAATTTCCCATAGGAACAAGAACTCACCTCCACTTGTATGTTGAATGAAATGAAGCTACTTTGAATCGTGTGCCAGAAGCaactaaaaatacatgaacATTTATCCACAGACTCTCCCTCTAAGTAAGTTGCCTACATGCGtcaagaaaatcatttctgtacTTCACAATGAAATCGTCTAGTGACGGTTTCTGGAAGGGGATTCTGGCTTCAAGTGCAGAACACAAAGGttacatgctctaggtgacctgctgagcagggaggttggactagatgatctctggagggcccttccaacattactgattctgtgattctatgatttcagctgcagaatcTCAGCCACTCCCTCCAGAATCGTCTCATCACTGGCCCCCAAAGCATGCCTTCCTGAAAACTGCTGGCTAGTGGAAGTCTCTCTAAGGCTGAGGATCACCtctcccaaagaaaaaaatcttgccgCCTCTACACTGAGGTCGGACTGGCACGGTTACAAGGGTTACGGTTGTTCCATTACTCGGTGCTGGGAGTGACACCACTGCCGATAAACAAGAGCTGTCACTAGCTGTACGCCCACCAACCTGTTTGGTCTTTTGCCGACAGGGCTTTGTGACCGAGCACATGTAGACGTAGCTCCTTGTGTGGGAGAAGAAGACGGCCCTGAACAAAATGTCTTAGCTTCTCCCAACTCCgctgaaagcaaaacatttacaagAATATTGCACATCACATGCTTTTCAGGTACAGCTGGTTCGTCAACAAGGCAGGAAGTGGGATGGGATTCACCATCTTGAACTCCAGACCAGAGGAAAGTTCTCAGTGTTTTTTACCAAGGCACAGGGCAAGTGAACTAAATGCACACCTGCTTCTGAAGGAGAACTGAAAGTCAGAACAGAGCACAAAAAGCAAGCGGGCTCTGCTACTATGCTTTTGAGGACACTCAGgtcatttattttacttctgcgtggacatctttcttttaaacttgggaagttcagctacagaaagagcaaagcttaTTCTGTGAAACCTTGATAAGAGCAGAGCAGTGAAACCCCAAGAAGGTACTGCAAGCTGTAAACAACAAGTAGAGGAAGAAACTGAGTTCTAACCAGGCATTTACGAAAAACCGTGGGGGTTTTTACTTGCAGAATGAAGGCAAGGAATTGAAATAACCGTGGTGCGCAGGTGTATAGATTTTTGTTCACAAAATTATGCCCCACCTATACACAAGAAACTGGCCCTTCAGAGAGGCTCTGTGAATATCGCACTTTGCAGTGCAGCTTGATCCTGCACCACGGTTTTGCTTGGGTGAAGGTTATGCTGCTTCCGAGTATCCTCGCCACTTTCGCCTTCTGGGTGTTCACCCCCTTTGGACAACCCTGTACTTCCAGAACCTAGATAACATTTCTTATTTGTGTGCACACATCTACACTGTCATTCAAGAACTGATATCCCccttaaatgcaaaaaatcagccctgcagagacacTGTGCCTATAACCTACATTCCAATCGTTCTCGAGAGCATATGACAGTTTGCCTTGGTCGAAGGCTACGCTGCTTCGGAGGGTCTTTGCTAACTGCCTCTTCttgattttcatcttcttctgatGACCCTGCAATTACAGTACCTAAGATATCATTCCTGGTGCCTATACGGTATCCTTCAAGAACTTCTGTCCCCCTATACACAAGAAATCAaccctgcagagaaactgcacATATAACCTACTGAGAGCATACAAGATCCTTCCTTTCTCTAAGCCTATAGCCCCTGCACGTATCTTTGccttcttcatcttcttgcTCTTCACCTTCTTCTGATGAGCTGGTTAGAGCAGAACCTTTACAATGTCGCCAACACTGAACTCttcaaacactgctgcaagTTGTATTACTCCCAAAAGGTACCACACAGATAGCGATGGGTTTTATTGTTACCAGCATGGGTATGACACGCAAGATGTGAAACGCTGCCAAAGCTCCAGAGCCATTTGTGCATGACACATTCCAGAAACTCGGAATCAGCAGAGAGGAGCATGCGTATAGGTCATGGGCAAAGGTCTGGCCTTGGTGGAATTGCTGGGTGGCTTGCCACCAGCCTCCATGAGCGTAACAAGGGGCCACATTCTGCTGTCGCCTTGCTTAACAACGAGGCAGCTAACATGAGAAGAGCTATTTCAGAAAGTTCCCTCTCAGTATTGCGAGGTAGTGCTTCCGGGACATTTTTGGAATGTCCTGACAGCAGCAAGACTTCATCTGCTTCTGTGGTTTCAGATCTTGCCTCTGCCATAGCTCTGCCACGGGCAATAACAGGGAAGTTCCCCAACGAGAAAAAAGGAGTCTGATGCCTACAGAGAAAGTTTATGCCAGGAGCTTCTGTTTAGGAACTGGaaattcttctgtgaaagatgGTCGGAATGCCAAACATGGAGCATCCCTACCTAGCAAGCTCTTACTAATACCCTCTCATATTAATAGCTGGATGCCAGGTAAGGAATGGACGTGGCCTCTTCAATGGCCAGCTTACCCACTCCGAGTAATTTCATTCTATTCCTTGGCTAGCATTGCCTTTTCCTTGTCTGAACCAAAACAGtagttctgctttctgaatgacGGAGATAAAAATTGCATGGGGCACACAGGCAGAGCACaaggaaaacagggaaaggaGTCTGGGGTTTCTACCAGCCCCCCTCCCTCACCCTCTAGCACTCTCCTCTTTCATCAGAGATGCAGGAATGTCTTGCCCTTAGAATCCCAGAGTTTTCACTTTGCCCATGAAAGAATTGCCTCATACTCTCACCTCCCAGTCAAGGCACgcttttcagcagctttctaCAAGCAACTGCCTTCTCCTGAAAACCTTCAAGTGTCCTCTGGCTCATCCAATGCAAAGTTACTAAGGCCCTTCATGACTTATCCTCGTTCCTCATCCCATTTCCCACTGCATACGACAGCCCCTGATTCCAAACGGGCCCTCACAACAGCTTCCATCAGCTACCTGCGCAACACACAAACGCAGAAGCGCTACATTCGGCCGATCTCTGTACTCGGCAGGAGCTTTTCCTACACATCCAGTGGTCTACCTTGCTTCCTGAAAATTCCCGTGATGCTGCTCAAAAGCCATGAACCCTGATGAACAGGTTAGTGCTGACATCATCCCTGCTTACCACTCGGAGTCAGACTCTCCCTTTCTTTGCGTTCCCCGCCTGTCTAGAGCCAGCTGCAGACTTCTGCCCTGCCTTAGCTCGTAAGCATTTGGGGAAAGGACCCGTTCTCTTTGCTGACCATCTGCACAGAGTTCACAAGGGCAGGGAGGCCCATGTGGAGGCCATGCCTACGGCTTGCAAGCTCTGCGGCAATAGGGAATTATGAAGAGCAGAACAAGAGGCAGTAGTTCAGCTCGTTTCCCTTTTAGGTGAGGCTCTGGGCTGTAACACGGGGGAGAAAACGGAAAGCCAGAACTAACCGACAATTTCTGCCTCGGGTTCTTGAGtttcttcctgttgctttccttgGCAGTACGTATCCAGATTTTCCTGATCAAAAGGAACAAGAACAATCAGTCCCAATTATGCTGCAGCTTGGTGCCTACCTAGTAACTTCATCCAAATGAGGCATATACGCAAAAGAGTGGAGTCAGATACAGTTCTTCTACTTCACAAATAGCAAGGAAGGATCCGTGGAGTACAACCACCGAGTGTTCCTTAGTTTCACAGGAGGTGCGGACTGTGTCAGCTTGCCCTTTTGCAGGCAAAAACATACCAGAAAGTGGGATGAGAAACGGAAAGTCTTTCAACAGAAGAACTGTAAATGTGTATTTAGTTCGGGGCTCCCTTGCCTCTCCGTGTTCAGTATTATTCATGGCCCAGGAAATGTTGAGAtgtttctcaaatgtttttgtttctcaaaaaatgaaatgcctaGCGGGCAACGGGAGACCAGAAGAATTCCGTTTAGCAAATCAAAGCTGAGGGAGAGGAAACACGGTTGCTGGCTCTAATCCTAACAGAAGTTACTGTAGTGGCAGAGGACCACAGGCTAAGCTCACGGGCAATGCTGGCCCAGGAACAGACACACCTGAAGTAGCCAACAGGAAAGTTATCATTAGAGAGCAATAATGCAAGTGCTTTTAGACAGCAGTAGGCTTTGGAAGAAGTTATTTCAGCTAAGTTAAAACTGCCACGGCATCATTTTGCTGAGTGAAATACGTTACTTACACAGAAAGGGTAAGATAAGTGCAGCTGTACTCCTTCTGCAATGGGAGAAGCCTGGAAGCATGTCGAGTCCATCATCTTC
This region of Rhea pennata isolate bPtePen1 chromosome 8, bPtePen1.pri, whole genome shotgun sequence genomic DNA includes:
- the LOC134143733 gene encoding ATPase family AAA domain-containing protein 2-like, translating into MTAIAGSEHLGMCLPQNSGGKGFERNGKDPKKNGTDVADPVAPVQIDGSVRFDGVGGLSDHVSALKEMVIFPLLYPEFFERFKLRPPRGCLFYGPPGTGKTLVARALANECSQGDRRISFFMRKGADCLSEWVGESERQLRLLFEQAYKMWPSIIFFDEIDGLAPVRSSRQDQIHSSLVTTLLALMDGLESRGEIVVIGATNGLDSLDPALRRPGRFDREFLFALPNKEARKEILKIHTRAWSPKPLDAFLEELAEKCVGYCGADIQSLCAEAALCALRRHYPRIYTSRQKLQIDIAAIEVAARDFAEALRKIAPASQRAVASPAQPLSAVCKPLLQRTLERLLKALQRVFPQAALALKKDQQPDGANPILGNGCMYSHEASPSGFAEELFHQTASPQKETFLHLNRDAYCQPTCYRPRFLIVGEPGCGQSSHLAPAVIHALEEFAAYTLDLPALFVSSTSPEERCAQLIREAQRTAPSILYVPRIHVWWEAAGVTLRATFTTLLENIPAYAPVLLLATSDVRHAELAQEVRDLFSEAYGEVFHVQLLDEEEGRKFFEDLLLNQAAQPAASKRKAACQEHGVQPAASPPEPRLPAEEQMKQFEEQAEETLPARPLPSHTPFPSAVSSRKRRSNASPSVSVAEKRRRFPSSEENETHVCLRQLLSAAAGITKKFSIFHREKLHVMLSQCIYRHRQDDDKTQLIEEMKKEIGTFLGAN